The Daucus carota subsp. sativus chromosome 2, DH1 v3.0, whole genome shotgun sequence genome includes a window with the following:
- the LOC108206183 gene encoding uncharacterized protein LOC108206183, whose protein sequence is MGGHGGLNILPQKRWNVYNFDNREKVRKDEEAAAKEEQLKREQSRKRDTELRLEQLRQARGVASSSKTESKNELNIESPEKSETEKPKNEHINLFEGIKIFDPIDAGIKSFDDDKRGRFKQLKREAKKMRKEAEERVVDPEDAKYKLGYGLVGKGVELPWYMSKKARIERSDEEGKEKGEGSKKSGGGKKTIEELREERLERERRERERVKALLSGKGPRDGPDYKDRYYTKRR, encoded by the exons ATGGGAGGGCACGGTGGATTAAACATCCTCCCACAGAAACGATGGAACGTTTACAACTTCGATAACCGAGAAAAGGTTCGTAAAGACGAAGAAGCCGCCGCGAAAGAAGAGCAGCTCAAACGCGAACAATCTCGCAAGCGCGATACCGAGTTGCGCCTCGAGCAGCTGCGTCAAGCTCGCGGTGTCGCCTCGTCGTCGAAAACCGAGTCGAAGAACGAGTTAAATATCGAGTCTCCGGAAAAATCGGAGACGGAGAAACCGAAGAATGAGCATATTAATTTGTTTGAAGGTATTAAGATATTTGATCCGATTGATGCGGGGATCAAGAGTTTTGATGATGATAAGAGAGGGAGGTTTAAGCAATTGAAGCGCGAGGCGAAGAAGATGAGGAAAGAGGCGGAGGAGAGAGTGGTGGACCCGGAGGATGCCAAGTATAAGTTAGGGTATGGACTTGTGGGGAAAGGGGTGGAATTGCCGTGGTATATGTCGAAAAAGGCGAGAATCGAGAGGAGTGATGAGGAGGGGAAGGAGAAGGGGGAGGGGAGTAAGAAGAGTGGCGGTGGGAAGAAGACGATTGAGGAGCTGAGGGAGGAGAGGTTGGAgagggagaggagagagagggagagagttaAGGCGCTTTTGTCGGGGAAAGGACCGAGAGATGGACCAGATTATAAGGATCGGTATTATACCAAGAG GCGGTAA
- the LOC108206184 gene encoding uncharacterized protein LOC108206184 — protein MEKISKQSLLHVASLSLPSFQVIVITGSFGCGYCRQRVSQIISKINGLKEYTVDVQNKQVIARGDVKLYTANHRYLMMKKKKIKFKMKKKHLIINFFRTAWICN, from the exons ATGGAGAAAATCAGCAAGCAATCTCTGCTGCATGTTGCGAGTCTTTCGCTTCCTTCA TTTCAGGTGATTGTCATAACTGGAAGCTTCGGGTGTGGTTACTGTCGACAGAGAGTTTCTCAGATCATTTCGAAGATTAATG GACTGAAAGAGTACACCGTTGATGTCCAGAATAAACAAGTGATTGCGAGAGGAGATGTCAAACTCTACACTGCAAATCATCGTTATCttatgatgaagaagaagaaaattaaatttaagatgAAGAAGAAGCATTTGATCATTAACTTTTTCAGAACTGCTTGGATATGTAATTAG